In Janthinobacterium rivuli, a single genomic region encodes these proteins:
- a CDS encoding polysaccharide deacetylase family protein: MTATLSILIYHRVLARPDPLFPGEVDAVLFERQLRLIKRFYTPLPLGEAVQRLQDGSLPQRAACITFDDGYADNAQIALPLLRRHGLHATFFIATGYLDGGQMWNDTVIEAVRQAAGPMLDLREHELGAFPVASLAQRQAAIATLLGQLKYLPFARRQQLAMYIRRQASVAAGPPAMLSTAQLRQLQAAGMELGAHTDSHPILSTLPDHAARQNIADGKRQLEALIQAPATLFAYPNGKAGRDYGAPHVAMVKSLGFKAAVATDWGVARPGAELDLLQLPRFTPWDRGRLAFLWRMRQNRRQAHPARPDAG, encoded by the coding sequence ATGACGGCCACCTTGTCCATCCTGATTTACCACCGCGTGCTGGCGCGGCCCGACCCGCTGTTTCCCGGCGAAGTCGATGCCGTGCTGTTCGAGCGCCAGTTGCGCCTTATCAAACGTTTCTATACGCCGCTGCCGCTCGGAGAGGCCGTGCAGCGCCTGCAAGATGGCAGCCTGCCGCAGCGCGCCGCCTGCATCACGTTTGACGACGGCTATGCGGACAATGCGCAAATCGCCCTGCCGCTGCTGCGGCGCCATGGCTTGCACGCCACGTTTTTCATCGCCACGGGCTACCTGGACGGGGGACAGATGTGGAACGACACGGTGATCGAGGCCGTGCGCCAGGCGGCAGGACCTATGCTGGACTTGCGCGAGCATGAGTTGGGAGCGTTCCCCGTCGCCAGCCTGGCGCAGCGGCAAGCGGCCATCGCCACCCTGCTGGGCCAGCTCAAATACCTGCCGTTCGCGCGACGCCAGCAGCTGGCCATGTACATCCGCCGCCAGGCAAGCGTGGCGGCAGGCCCGCCAGCCATGCTGAGCACGGCGCAGCTGCGCCAGTTGCAGGCGGCCGGCATGGAGCTGGGCGCGCACACGGACAGCCATCCAATTTTATCCACCTTGCCGGACCACGCCGCGCGGCAAAACATTGCCGACGGCAAGCGCCAGCTGGAAGCGTTGATCCAGGCGCCCGCGACCCTGTTTGCTTATCCGAACGGCAAGGCCGGGCGCGATTATGGCGCGCCGCACGTGGCGATGGTCAAGAGCCTCGGTTTCAAGGCGGCCGTGGCGACGGACTGGGGCGTGGCGCGTCCCGGCGCGGAGCTCGATTTGCTGCAGCTGCCCCGCTTTACGCCGTGGGATCGAGGACGGCTGGCGTTTCTGTGGCGCATGCGGCAAAACCGCCGGCAAGCGCACCCAGCGCGCCCGGATGCTGGCTGA
- a CDS encoding glycosyltransferase family 4 protein, producing the protein MRVGILSYPMLFQRDGGLQIQVRETIAALNRLPVQPARPLEVQLVDANHERLADFDVLHVFSASNGTYRIMEMASEQGVPVVLSPLLSPGWGRASAWRARLADRLAGRLTEWMVQTSYAQTRRALQLADVVIALGEAERDAIAQGFGMPADAIRVLPNGINPHFFTANGDLFLRETGIAGPFVLMVGSISPYKNQLGLAQALAGAGLPLVLIGAAPREQQAYLQLLLDLPHVSWLGALDHADPLLASAYHAAAVAALPSQGEVFPLSVLEALAAGTPVVMTAQSALDLPDSAFALRKVRWDDGPAQRQAILELLALPPERARVQALVERFTWERVAAQIADCYYQAQSLPARRQHAV; encoded by the coding sequence ATGCGTGTCGGTATCTTGTCCTACCCGATGCTGTTCCAGCGCGACGGCGGCTTGCAGATCCAGGTACGCGAAACCATTGCCGCGTTGAACCGGCTACCCGTGCAGCCGGCGCGGCCCCTGGAAGTGCAGCTGGTCGACGCCAACCATGAGCGGCTGGCCGATTTCGACGTGCTGCACGTATTTTCGGCGAGCAACGGGACTTACCGCATCATGGAAATGGCCAGCGAGCAAGGCGTGCCCGTGGTGCTGTCGCCGCTGCTGTCGCCGGGCTGGGGCCGGGCCAGCGCCTGGCGCGCACGGCTGGCCGACCGGCTGGCGGGGCGCCTGACGGAGTGGATGGTGCAAACGAGCTATGCGCAAACCCGGCGCGCCTTGCAGCTGGCCGACGTGGTGATCGCCCTGGGCGAGGCCGAGCGCGACGCCATTGCGCAAGGTTTCGGCATGCCGGCCGACGCCATTCGCGTCTTGCCAAATGGAATCAACCCGCATTTCTTCACGGCCAATGGCGATCTGTTCCTGCGCGAAACGGGCATCGCCGGACCGTTCGTGCTGATGGTGGGCAGCATTTCGCCCTACAAGAACCAGCTGGGGCTGGCGCAGGCGCTGGCGGGTGCCGGCTTGCCCCTGGTGCTGATCGGCGCCGCGCCGCGCGAGCAGCAAGCGTATCTGCAACTGTTGCTGGACTTGCCGCACGTCAGCTGGCTGGGCGCGCTCGACCACGCCGATCCGCTGCTGGCCAGCGCCTACCATGCGGCGGCCGTGGCGGCTTTGCCCAGCCAGGGCGAGGTGTTTCCCTTGAGCGTGCTCGAAGCGCTGGCGGCCGGCACGCCCGTCGTCATGACGGCGCAAAGCGCGCTGGACTTGCCCGATTCCGCCTTCGCGCTGCGCAAGGTGCGCTGGGACGACGGCCCCGCGCAGCGCCAGGCCATCCTCGAACTGCTGGCGCTGCCCCCCGAACGCGCTCGCGTGCAAGCGCTGGTGGAGCGCTTTACGTGGGAGCGGGTGGCGGCCCAGATCGCCGATTGTTACTACCAGGCCCAGTCCTTGCCTGCCAGGAGGCAGCATGCTGTTTAA
- a CDS encoding lipopolysaccharide biosynthesis protein encodes MSATRHSFFFSFAEKYTVLLLGIVATMVLSRLLTPAEVGVYSLGAVLVALAQVVRDFGVGQYLIQEKQLDTVKLRAALATSLLVAWLLAGLVLLASGPLAQFYGEPRLTLVLRLLSINFLLIPFSALTLPMLRRQLRFRAIYAINAANSVVNLLVAVLLALQGYSYMSMVWAALAGSCASLLVSLLVRPKELPWLPGRRGMGDIARFGAYATGGGLVDEAGVAAPDLIIGKLIGIESLALFGKAQSVLNIFNQAITSAISPVVFPLFAARAREGGGQGGQGGQGGAELVYLRTISYMTALAWPFFLFLACMALPLVKVLYGTQWLACVPLIRIMCLSSAVYSMFSMARYLFVATGQLHAQVRLDACAGVIKVALLLAAAPFGLVVVAWAVVLSNVLRSWLNYGCLRRLSALDWRILARALRKSLLLCGVSAVAPIASLLWLPTETPALLALTGTALATLLCWLAGLFLLEHELAGEFLLLQRKLAGRWLAVKSTKG; translated from the coding sequence ATGAGTGCCACCCGCCATTCGTTTTTCTTTTCCTTCGCCGAAAAATACACGGTGCTGCTGCTGGGCATTGTCGCCACCATGGTGCTGTCGCGCCTGCTGACGCCGGCCGAGGTGGGCGTGTATTCGCTGGGTGCCGTGCTGGTGGCCCTGGCGCAAGTGGTGCGCGATTTTGGCGTGGGGCAATATCTGATTCAGGAAAAGCAGCTCGATACAGTGAAATTGCGGGCCGCGCTGGCCACCAGCCTGCTTGTCGCCTGGCTGCTGGCGGGCCTGGTGCTGCTGGCCAGCGGGCCGCTCGCGCAATTCTATGGCGAACCCCGGCTGACCCTCGTGCTGCGCTTGTTGTCCATCAATTTCCTGCTGATCCCGTTCAGCGCCTTGACGTTGCCGATGCTGCGCCGGCAATTGCGCTTTCGCGCCATCTATGCCATCAACGCGGCCAATAGCGTGGTCAACCTGCTGGTGGCCGTGCTGCTGGCGCTGCAGGGCTACAGTTACATGAGCATGGTGTGGGCGGCGCTGGCCGGTTCCTGCGCCTCGCTGCTGGTGAGCCTGCTGGTCCGGCCCAAGGAGCTGCCGTGGCTGCCGGGACGGCGCGGCATGGGCGATATCGCCCGCTTTGGCGCGTATGCGACGGGGGGCGGCCTCGTCGACGAGGCGGGCGTGGCGGCGCCGGACCTCATCATCGGCAAGCTGATCGGCATTGAAAGCCTGGCCCTGTTCGGCAAGGCGCAAAGCGTGCTCAATATCTTCAACCAGGCCATCACCAGCGCGATTTCTCCCGTCGTGTTTCCCCTGTTCGCGGCGCGTGCGCGCGAAGGTGGAGGACAGGGGGGACAGGGCGGACAGGGCGGGGCGGAACTCGTGTATTTGCGCACCATCAGCTACATGACGGCGCTGGCCTGGCCGTTTTTTCTCTTTCTCGCCTGCATGGCTTTGCCCCTGGTCAAGGTGTTGTATGGCACGCAATGGCTAGCCTGTGTGCCCTTGATACGCATCATGTGCCTGTCTTCGGCCGTGTATAGCATGTTCAGCATGGCCCGCTACCTGTTCGTGGCGACGGGCCAGCTGCACGCGCAAGTGCGGCTCGATGCCTGCGCCGGCGTCATCAAGGTGGCGCTGCTGCTGGCCGCGGCGCCGTTCGGCCTGGTGGTGGTAGCTTGGGCCGTGGTGCTCAGCAACGTGCTGCGCAGCTGGCTGAACTACGGCTGCCTGCGGCGCTTGAGCGCGCTGGACTGGCGCATCCTGGCGCGGGCCTTGCGCAAGAGCCTGCTGCTTTGCGGTGTCAGCGCCGTCGCGCCCATCGCTTCGCTGCTGTGGCTGCCAACGGAAACCCCGGCGCTGCTGGCGCTGACGGGCACGGCGCTGGCCACCTTGCTGTGCTGGCTGGCCGGTCTGTTCCTCTTGGAACATGAGCTGGCCGGTGAGTTTTTGTTGTTGCAACGCAAGCTGGCGGGACGCTGGCTGGCAGTCAAATCCACGAAAGGGTGA
- a CDS encoding putative O-glycosylation ligase, exosortase A system-associated has translation MRDILITIIILGSLPFILKSPAIGGLMWVWVSVMNPHTQGWGFATHMPFAFIIAVATLLSLLMTREPKSLPLTPVSVLLLLFVVWMNVTAPFALLPAASWVQWNKVMKIMLMSFVIMMVIRTRRDIVRLVWVLVGSIGYYGVKGGIFTIRSGGTERVWGPEETFIGDNNSLALALIITIPLMYYLQQNTDKRWVRHGLSAAMLLSALAALGSYSRGGLLAIAAMGLFMWLKSDRKLVLGALLGAVAPLLLAFMPERWAERMDTINTYRDDVSAMGRLNAWRMAWNLARDRFPGGGFDVSDASIFARYAPNPMDVHAAHSIYFQALGEHGFVGLLIYLALGIATWRTAAAIIRRTRGKPELRWALGLATMSQASLIGFAVGGAFLSLLYFDMPYYLMAALIATRIVVEQQATAPTPTIRRAKPGTAIAEQP, from the coding sequence ATGCGCGACATACTGATTACCATCATCATCCTCGGTTCGCTGCCCTTCATCCTGAAGTCGCCGGCCATCGGCGGCCTGATGTGGGTCTGGGTCAGCGTGATGAATCCGCACACGCAGGGCTGGGGCTTTGCCACCCACATGCCGTTCGCCTTCATCATCGCCGTCGCCACCCTGCTCAGCCTGCTCATGACGCGCGAGCCGAAAAGCTTGCCGCTCACGCCCGTCAGCGTGCTGCTGCTGTTGTTTGTCGTGTGGATGAATGTCACGGCCCCGTTCGCCCTGCTGCCGGCGGCGTCGTGGGTGCAGTGGAACAAGGTCATGAAGATCATGCTGATGAGCTTTGTCATCATGATGGTGATACGCACGCGGCGCGACATTGTGCGCCTCGTCTGGGTGCTGGTCGGGTCGATCGGCTATTACGGCGTGAAAGGCGGCATTTTTACTATCCGCAGCGGCGGCACGGAGCGGGTCTGGGGGCCGGAAGAAACCTTTATTGGCGATAACAATTCCCTGGCCCTGGCCCTGATCATCACCATCCCCCTCATGTATTATTTGCAGCAAAACACGGACAAGCGCTGGGTACGCCATGGCTTGTCCGCGGCCATGTTGCTGTCGGCCCTGGCTGCGCTGGGCTCATATTCGCGCGGCGGGCTGCTGGCCATTGCCGCCATGGGCCTGTTCATGTGGCTGAAAAGCGACCGCAAGCTGGTGCTGGGCGCGCTGCTCGGCGCGGTCGCGCCGCTGCTGCTGGCCTTCATGCCCGAACGCTGGGCCGAACGCATGGACACCATCAATACCTACCGGGACGATGTTTCCGCCATGGGCCGCCTGAATGCCTGGCGCATGGCCTGGAACCTGGCGCGCGACCGTTTTCCCGGCGGCGGCTTCGACGTGTCCGACGCCTCCATCTTTGCCCGCTACGCGCCCAATCCCATGGATGTGCACGCGGCCCACAGCATTTATTTCCAGGCGCTGGGCGAACACGGCTTTGTCGGCTTGCTGATTTACCTGGCGCTGGGCATCGCCACCTGGCGCACTGCCGCCGCCATCATCCGCCGCACGCGGGGCAAGCCTGAATTGCGCTGGGCGCTGGGCCTGGCCACCATGAGCCAGGCCAGCCTGATCGGCTTTGCCGTGGGCGGCGCCTTCCTCAGCCTGCTGTACTTCGACATGCCGTATTACCTGATGGCCGCGCTGATCGCCACGCGCATCGTCGTCGAGCAGCAAGCCACGGCCCCCACGCCCACGATCCGCCGGGCCAAACCCGGAACAGCCATCGCGGAGCAGCCATGA
- a CDS encoding asparagine synthetase B family protein has translation MSGLCGWLAALGGVGTVGTASDGVASSALASMAAPLSRFDSAPLAASVSEVGGVAVAAIGGSRHVYQQDGLQVAIWGRPELDGSADDVASRLASLWLSRGVAACASLSGPFCLAILDAFSGSALLAVDRAGIHPLSYASNAQGLFFASSHDALLAHPSVRGALDPQALYHYLFFHMVPGPATAYLGQQRLLPGEYLHVRGGKQCKGSYWQLAFHEPAAGRARPSFASNKQEFLRLLRQAVESSLGADGADTGAFLSGGTDSSTLAAIIGQVTGRPARTYSIGFDAPGYDEMAYARLAASHAGSIHHERYVTPSDVLAAIPAMAAIFDQPFGNASAIPAYYCAQMAREDGVTRLLGGDGGDELFGGNERYAHQALLSQYERLPVMLRQAIIEPLLFRQQRGKPWRLADKARRYIEQASLPLPARLDSYNLLLRHGHRTVLEAGFIDTIDLGMAPGCVNGAYWERQGQGLSQINELLALDMRFTLADNDLFKVRKACELAGVEAAFPFLHDAMVAFAARLAPRDKLDGMRLRPFFKRALAEILPPAIVRKKKHGFGLPFGQWLHSHPPLREFAFDNLTQLRGRGIVRPAFIDDLQGRLLAEHPAYHGTMVWLLLMLEQWLSQHPGALGALAGGFAACATETPAVLDPTA, from the coding sequence ATGAGCGGCCTGTGCGGTTGGCTGGCGGCGCTTGGCGGCGTGGGTACCGTCGGCACGGCTTCCGATGGCGTAGCGTCGAGCGCGCTGGCAAGCATGGCCGCGCCCTTGTCGCGTTTCGATAGCGCACCGCTGGCCGCCAGCGTGAGCGAAGTGGGCGGCGTGGCCGTGGCCGCCATCGGCGGCAGCCGCCATGTATATCAGCAAGATGGCTTGCAAGTGGCCATTTGGGGCCGGCCCGAGCTTGACGGCTCGGCCGACGACGTGGCGTCCCGCCTCGCGTCCCTGTGGCTGAGCCGGGGCGTGGCCGCCTGCGCCAGCCTGTCCGGGCCTTTCTGTCTGGCCATCCTCGACGCCTTTTCCGGCTCGGCCCTGCTGGCCGTGGACCGCGCCGGCATCCATCCGCTCAGCTATGCGAGCAATGCGCAGGGCTTGTTCTTTGCCTCCTCGCATGACGCCTTGCTGGCCCATCCGTCCGTGCGGGGCGCGCTCGATCCGCAAGCGCTGTATCACTATTTATTCTTCCACATGGTGCCTGGCCCGGCCACGGCTTATCTTGGCCAGCAGCGCCTGCTGCCCGGCGAATACCTGCATGTGCGCGGCGGCAAGCAATGCAAGGGCAGCTACTGGCAACTGGCTTTCCACGAGCCGGCAGCAGGGCGCGCGCGGCCCAGCTTTGCCAGCAACAAGCAGGAATTCCTGCGCCTGCTGCGCCAGGCCGTGGAAAGCAGCCTGGGCGCGGATGGGGCGGACACGGGCGCATTTCTCAGCGGCGGCACGGACAGTTCCACCCTGGCCGCCATCATCGGCCAGGTGACTGGCCGGCCCGCGCGCACGTATTCCATCGGTTTTGATGCTCCCGGCTATGACGAAATGGCGTATGCGCGCCTGGCCGCCAGCCACGCGGGCAGCATCCACCACGAACGCTACGTGACGCCGTCCGACGTGCTGGCCGCCATCCCCGCCATGGCGGCCATCTTCGACCAGCCTTTCGGCAATGCCTCGGCCATTCCCGCTTACTATTGCGCGCAGATGGCGCGCGAGGATGGCGTGACGCGGCTCTTGGGTGGCGATGGCGGCGACGAATTGTTTGGCGGCAATGAGCGCTATGCGCACCAGGCTTTGCTGTCGCAGTACGAGCGCTTGCCCGTCATGTTGCGCCAGGCCATCATCGAGCCGCTGCTGTTCCGCCAGCAAAGGGGCAAACCGTGGCGGCTGGCCGACAAGGCGCGCCGCTACATCGAGCAAGCGAGCCTGCCGCTGCCGGCCCGGCTCGACAGCTACAACCTGCTGCTGCGCCACGGCCACCGCACGGTGCTGGAAGCGGGCTTCATCGACACCATCGACCTGGGCATGGCGCCCGGCTGCGTGAATGGCGCGTATTGGGAGCGCCAAGGCCAGGGCTTGAGCCAGATCAATGAACTGCTGGCCCTGGACATGCGTTTTACCCTGGCCGACAACGACCTGTTCAAGGTGCGCAAGGCGTGCGAGCTGGCCGGCGTGGAAGCGGCGTTTCCCTTCCTGCACGATGCGATGGTGGCGTTTGCCGCCCGCCTGGCGCCGCGCGACAAGCTCGACGGCATGCGCCTGCGGCCTTTCTTCAAGCGGGCGCTGGCCGAGATCTTGCCGCCGGCCATCGTGCGCAAGAAAAAGCACGGCTTCGGCCTGCCTTTTGGCCAGTGGCTGCACAGCCATCCTCCGCTGCGCGAATTCGCGTTTGACAACCTGACCCAGCTGCGCGGGCGCGGCATCGTGCGGCCCGCCTTCATCGACGATCTGCAAGGGCGCTTGCTGGCGGAACACCCGGCTTATCACGGCACCATGGTGTGGCTGCTGCTGATGCTGGAACAATGGCTCAGCCAGCATCCGGGCGCGCTGGGTGCGCTTGCCGGCGGTTTTGCCGCATGCGCCACAGAAACGCCAGCCGTCCTCGATCCCACGGCGTAA
- a CDS encoding glycosyltransferase has protein sequence MLTVLMATYNGAGTLPQVLRAYMGLRSPVGGWRLIIADNGSTDATAQVIAAFRGRLPLRSVYVARRGRSPALNGAVEHALRLGGDGAELFVFGDDDAMPAPDWLCRLQDSARDHPGYALFGGAIVPAWRQRPEDWLLRLTPVGLTWGITSPDLRDAPIYPGLVWGANMAIRRRIFEAGARYDESIGPQGANYAMGSETRLNLEMHAAGNPSWFCPQAKVAHIIRAPQVQRAWILRRAMLFGRGQCRLATFAPSVELLGVPRWMLGRYVRDTLGAVRAWLRRDHADLFLRQWERAWLRGFFHETWRGRRKRLPRIVISSYSGELGGMELRMAQEAKMLGASGYDSVLALRRFPGFTQWVQGLRAQRLQVQVYEPPLFLEHWAWRRWNWLRARVMGAWRLRRLRPDLVHVAFCWTSYGASILWLARQCRLPAVISVHNAFPLEAFSDWQRPRLQEAFRSVKGVYAVSPSAMRHFLDLYRGMLNPETRLAVIPNGVDTDTFIVSPERRVLARRQLGLPPDALVLGCVARLSAQKRPQALLALFARLAAQFPNLYLVLVGTGPLEAMLRLQAQQSGLQERIVFAGFQQRVELLMPAFDLHVLLSKNEGFGIATIEAMACGVPAVGTDVPGTHDILHDSEGGLLLPLGDEQAACAAVAQLLMDAPRRARMGRLAREETVQRYSMPRLERQLRAFYAGLV, from the coding sequence TTGTTGACCGTTCTCATGGCGACCTACAATGGCGCCGGCACCTTGCCCCAGGTATTGCGCGCCTACATGGGGCTGCGTTCGCCCGTGGGCGGCTGGCGCCTGATCATCGCCGACAATGGCAGCACGGATGCCACGGCCCAGGTGATCGCCGCCTTCCGCGGCCGTTTGCCCTTGCGTTCCGTCTATGTGGCGCGACGGGGCCGCAGTCCCGCCTTGAACGGGGCCGTCGAACACGCCTTGCGCCTGGGCGGCGATGGCGCCGAGCTGTTCGTGTTTGGCGACGACGACGCCATGCCCGCACCGGACTGGCTGTGCCGCTTGCAGGACAGCGCACGTGATCACCCCGGCTACGCCCTGTTCGGCGGCGCCATCGTGCCCGCCTGGCGCCAGCGACCGGAAGACTGGCTGCTGCGCCTGACGCCCGTTGGCTTGACGTGGGGCATCACCAGCCCAGACCTGCGCGACGCGCCAATCTATCCGGGTCTGGTCTGGGGCGCCAACATGGCGATACGCCGCCGCATCTTCGAGGCGGGCGCCCGCTATGACGAAAGCATCGGCCCGCAGGGGGCCAATTACGCCATGGGCAGCGAAACCCGGCTTAACCTGGAAATGCATGCGGCCGGCAATCCATCCTGGTTCTGTCCGCAGGCGAAAGTGGCGCACATCATCCGCGCGCCGCAAGTGCAGCGCGCCTGGATACTGCGCCGCGCCATGCTGTTTGGCCGGGGCCAATGCCGGCTGGCCACCTTTGCACCGAGCGTGGAGTTGCTGGGCGTGCCACGCTGGATGCTGGGCAGATACGTGCGCGATACCCTCGGCGCCGTGCGGGCCTGGCTGCGGCGCGACCACGCCGACCTGTTCCTGCGCCAGTGGGAACGGGCGTGGCTGCGCGGTTTCTTCCATGAAACGTGGCGGGGCCGGCGCAAACGCTTGCCGCGCATCGTCATCAGCAGTTATTCAGGCGAGCTGGGCGGCATGGAGCTGCGTATGGCGCAAGAGGCGAAAATGCTGGGCGCGAGCGGCTATGACAGCGTGCTTGCCCTGCGGCGCTTTCCCGGTTTTACGCAGTGGGTACAGGGCCTGCGGGCGCAGCGCTTGCAGGTGCAAGTGTATGAACCGCCATTGTTTCTCGAGCACTGGGCCTGGCGCCGCTGGAATTGGTTGCGCGCCAGGGTCATGGGCGCCTGGCGGTTGCGGCGGCTGCGGCCCGATCTGGTTCACGTGGCCTTTTGCTGGACCAGTTATGGCGCTTCCATCCTGTGGCTGGCCCGGCAATGCCGGCTGCCGGCCGTGATCAGCGTGCACAATGCGTTTCCCCTGGAAGCCTTCAGCGACTGGCAGCGGCCCCGGCTGCAGGAAGCGTTTCGCAGCGTCAAGGGAGTGTATGCCGTGTCGCCATCGGCCATGCGGCATTTTCTTGACCTGTATCGCGGCATGCTGAACCCGGAAACGCGGCTAGCCGTGATCCCGAACGGCGTCGATACGGACACGTTTATCGTCTCGCCCGAACGGAGAGTATTGGCGCGGCGACAACTCGGGCTGCCGCCGGACGCGCTGGTGCTCGGTTGCGTGGCCCGGCTGTCGGCGCAAAAGCGCCCGCAAGCGCTGCTCGCCCTGTTCGCCAGGCTGGCTGCGCAGTTTCCAAACTTATATCTGGTGCTCGTGGGCACGGGGCCGCTGGAAGCCATGCTGCGGCTGCAGGCACAGCAATCGGGCTTGCAGGAGCGCATCGTGTTTGCCGGTTTCCAGCAGCGCGTCGAGTTGCTGATGCCGGCCTTCGATCTGCATGTGTTGCTGAGTAAAAATGAAGGTTTCGGCATCGCCACCATCGAAGCCATGGCTTGCGGCGTACCGGCCGTGGGGACGGACGTGCCGGGCACCCATGATATCCTGCACGACAGCGAAGGCGGCTTGCTGCTGCCGCTGGGAGATGAGCAGGCCGCCTGCGCGGCCGTGGCGCAACTCTTGATGGATGCGCCCCGGCGCGCCCGCATGGGACGGCTGGCCCGCGAAGAGACCGTGCAGCGCTATTCTATGCCGCGCCTGGAACGCCAGCTGCGCGCATTTTACGCCGGCCTCGTGTAG